A window of Desulfuromonas soudanensis genomic DNA:
TTCCACTACCTGACCGGTCAGACCCCGGGGAAGATGACCTTCGGTCTGCGGGTCGAGAGGCAAGAGGGGGGAGATCTCCTCTTCAGCCAGGCTTTTTTACGCAGTGTCGGCGGCCTGATGGCGCTGGTGACGGCCGGCGCCGGCTATCTGCCGATCCCCCTCACCCGGGCGGGACGGGGGTGGAACGATCGACTGGCCGGCAGCAGGGTGGTGCGATTGAGCCGAAGGGGAGAAGAGGAGGAGGGCCCGGGTCCCGGCTGACCTTTTTCTGGAAACGGAGCACCAGGACAAAAAGGCCCCGGACCGAATCATCGGTCACGGGGCCTTTTGCCGCTCTCCTGGTGCCGCCGGGCGGCCGCCGCTCACCCCATGCGCAGACGGAGGAAGCTCTCCAGGTCGCCGCACTGCAGAAAGGGATTGTGAGCGCGTTCGTAACCGATGGTGGAGACCGGCTGCGGGCCGTAGTCGTGGCCGGGATAAACAAGGGTCTCGGGTGGCAGCGCCGCCAGCCGACGCAGACTGGCAAAGAGGGCGGCAGGGTCGCTCCCCTTCAGATCGGCGCGGCCGACAAAGGTGACAAAGAGGGTATCGCCGGTGATCAGGGCTCCCGGCGGGTGAAGAACCAGGGAGCCGGGGGTGTGCCCCGGCGTGTGCAGCACCTGCAGGCTCCCCTTGCCGACGGCGAGAACCGACCCGTCGCCCAGGGGAATCTCGGCCCCGGGGACGTCGAGGGGATGGGCCGCCAGCCGGGCCCCGGTGGCGGCAAGGACCGCTCCGTTACCGGCAATGTGGTCGGGGTGGCCGTGGGTGTTGACCAGCACTTCGATCGCAACCCCTCTCTCCCCCGCCGCATCGAGGAGGGCATCGGGAGCAAAGGAGGGGTCGACGCCGAGGCCGCGGAGAGTCAGGGGGCAGTAGATCAGGTAGGAGAAATTGGCCATCTCCCCGGCCCGAATCTGCACGATTTCCAGCGTCCCGTCTCTCACCAGATCTCCTTGACCGGCTCCTGCTTGCCGACATGGCAGATTTCGCCGTCGATGATCTTGAACATCTCGCCTGTGGCCCGCACGGTCCAGGCATCGCCGTCCTCGGGGGGGACGGGGAACTCACGGCTCCCGAGATAAACGTCTTCTTTCCCGATCATCGCCCACCATTCCAGGGCGCCGGTCTGCCAAATCTTGGTCTTGAGATTAAACGCCATCGGCCATCCTCCACTTGTGTTAATAATGGATTCATGATACTTGAGGAATTGCCTTCCGGTCAACCGAAAGGGCTCCCCCGCCGGGTCTCCCCTTCGTGTATAATGACGGAGAAACCGGTGAAATTACGCAAAAAGGGAAGGGTCGTCTCCATGAAATTCGCCAAGATGCAGGGCGCAGGCAACGATTACGTCTACGTCAACGGCTTCAAGGAGACGGTGGAGCATCCCGCGCGACTGGCGATGGAGATTTCCGATCGCCACTTCGGCATCGGCTCCGACGGCCTGATCCTCATCCTCCCCTCGACGGTGGCCGACGTGAAAATGCGGATGTTCAACGCCGACGGCAGCGAGGCCGAGATGTGCGGCAACGGCATCCGCTGCGTCGCCAAGTTCGCCTACGAGCGCGGCCTGGTCGCCTCCCGGGAGATCGCCGTGGAAACCGGCGCCGGCATACTCACCCTGCAGCTCTTCACCGACGACTTCAACCGGGTGGAGAGAGTGCGAGTCAACATGGGGCGGCCGCGCCTGACCCGGGGGGAGATCCCCATGACCGGCAACCCCGACGAACAGGTGGTCGGCGTCGAGCTCCAGATTCTCGACCGCACCTTTCATATCACCTGCGCCTCCATGGGGAATCCCCACTGCGTGATTTTCGTCGACAACGTCGCCGAATTCCCCGTGGCCAAATACGGCCCGGCCATCGAGACCCATCCCCTCTTCCCCAACCGGACCAACGTCGAGTTCGTGGAAATACTCTCCCGTCACGAGGTCAGGCAGCGCACCTGGGAACGGGGTGCCGGAGAGACCCTGGCCTGCGGCACCGGCGCCTCGGCGGTCACCGTCGCCGCGGTCCTTGGCGGCCACACCGAGCGGCGCATCCTCAACCATCTCGGCGGTGGCGACCTCGAAATGGAATGGGCCGAAAACGGCGAGATCTACATGACCGGTCCTGCCGTCCAGGTGTTCGAAGGGGACTACGACCCCCGATGACCTGCATCCCGGGGAACGCCGCACCGATGACCCGGGAAGAGGAAGGACAGAAGAGGAGAGGATTCTCCTTCCCCCCCGTGGTAAAGTGAAGACTATGGAAGCCATCCTTTTCGACCTCGACAACACCCTCTACCCGCCGCAGCGCCAGCTCTTTGCCCTCATCGACGTGCGCATCAACCGCTACATGCTCGAAGTCGTGGGGATCCCCGGCGGCGACGTGGACGGCCTGCGCCGTCGCTACTGGGCCGACTACGGCGTCACCCTGCAGGGACTGATCCGCCACTGGGGGGTCGATGCCGAGGATTATCTTGAGTACGTTCACGACGTCGACGTCGCCGGGAACCTCGGACCGGACGACGAACTGCGCGCCGCCCTCTCCTGCGTCCCCCTGCGCCGGGCCGTCTTCACCAACGGCTCGCGCAGCCATGCCGACCGGGTCCTTTCTTCGCTGGGGGTGGGGGATCTTTTCGAGGAGATCTACGACATCCGCGTCGCCTCCTATCTCCCCAAGCCCTTCCCCGAGCCGTACCGCAAGGTTCTCGAGCATCTCGGCGTCGACGCCCGCGCCTGCCTGATGGTCGAGGACAGCCGCGAGAATCTCCGGACCGCCAAGGAGATGGGGATGGGGACGATCCTCGTCGGCGAGGGGCCGATGCCCGATTATGTCGACGTGCAGATTGCCCATGCCTCCGCCGTCCCCCAGGTCCTGGCGCAGTGGATGAATTGCTGATGGGAAAAAAGACCG
This region includes:
- a CDS encoding MBL fold metallo-hydrolase, with the protein product MRDGTLEIVQIRAGEMANFSYLIYCPLTLRGLGVDPSFAPDALLDAAGERGVAIEVLVNTHGHPDHIAGNGAVLAATGARLAAHPLDVPGAEIPLGDGSVLAVGKGSLQVLHTPGHTPGSLVLHPPGALITGDTLFVTFVGRADLKGSDPAALFASLRRLAALPPETLVYPGHDYGPQPVSTIGYERAHNPFLQCGDLESFLRLRMG
- the dapF gene encoding diaminopimelate epimerase, yielding MKFAKMQGAGNDYVYVNGFKETVEHPARLAMEISDRHFGIGSDGLILILPSTVADVKMRMFNADGSEAEMCGNGIRCVAKFAYERGLVASREIAVETGAGILTLQLFTDDFNRVERVRVNMGRPRLTRGEIPMTGNPDEQVVGVELQILDRTFHITCASMGNPHCVIFVDNVAEFPVAKYGPAIETHPLFPNRTNVEFVEILSRHEVRQRTWERGAGETLACGTGASAVTVAAVLGGHTERRILNHLGGGDLEMEWAENGEIYMTGPAVQVFEGDYDPR
- a CDS encoding pyrimidine 5'-nucleotidase, coding for MEAILFDLDNTLYPPQRQLFALIDVRINRYMLEVVGIPGGDVDGLRRRYWADYGVTLQGLIRHWGVDAEDYLEYVHDVDVAGNLGPDDELRAALSCVPLRRAVFTNGSRSHADRVLSSLGVGDLFEEIYDIRVASYLPKPFPEPYRKVLEHLGVDARACLMVEDSRENLRTAKEMGMGTILVGEGPMPDYVDVQIAHASAVPQVLAQWMNC